Within Streptomyces antibioticus, the genomic segment CAGCTCGCCCGGCTGGCGCCCGCCGTGGAGCGGGCCCGGCAGGCCCTGTCGGCCGCCTCCGGCGCGCTGGACGCCGTACGGGCCACGGGGCTGCGGGCGGACGATCTGGCGGCGCGGCTGGCGGCGCTGGCGCCCGAGCTGACCCTGCTGAACCAGGGCGCGGGGCAGCACGGCGTGGCGCAGACGCTGGAGCGGGCCGAGCGGGTGTCGCGGGAGGCCGGGGCGATCCGGGCGGAGGCGGAGCGGCTGCCGGAGCGGGCCGCCGAGATCGACCGCCGGCTGGTGTCGCTGCGCACCCGCGCGCAGGCCCTGACGACCCGCACGGGGCAGGTGGAGCCGATCCTGAGCGAGCTGCGGCGGCGGTTCACGGCCGCCTGCTGGCAGGACCTCCAGCAGGTGCCGGACGACGCCGTGGAGCACGTACGGCAGGCCGAGCGCAAGCTCACCGAGGCGCGGGCCGCGCGGGACGCGCAGCGCTGGCCGGACGCCACCGCGCTGCTGTCCACGGCCCGCGCGCTGCTGAACACCACCGACGAGGCGGTCTCGGCCGCCGGTGACCGGCTGGCCCGGCTCAACGCCGTGCAGAAGGACCCGGGCCAGGAGATCGAGCGGACCCGGTTCGCGATCCGGGACGCCCAGCGGCTGGCGATGGCCGGCCGCACCACCCCGGACCCCCGGGACGCGCGCCCGCTGGACGAGGCGGTGGCCCGGCTGGAGCGGGCCGTCGGCACGCTGGAGGGCCGGCACCCCGACTACTGGCACTTCCTGACCGAGACGGAGGGCGTGCGGCGGGCGGTCGCGGACGTCGTCGCCCGGATCCGGGAGGAGCGGGGCACGGCCGGCTGACCGGCCGCCGGTCCCGCCACCGCGTTGCTGCCCGCCCCCGGGAAGCGGATATTGGGTGGTACGGCCCCCGCCGGCATGTCTCACCCCTCGGGAGGCGGAGATGGCGGCCCACGCAGTGCACTCCGAACACAAGCGGCGGATCAGGATCGACGATCATCTGCCGGTCGACCACCGCCTGAACAGGGTCTACCGGATCGGCGCCGGGCTGATGGGCCTGGGGCTGCTGGTCTTCGGGATCTTCGGCGTCATCGACAAGATCGGCTTCTTCGACACCGGTGGGGACGAGGTCTGGGGCCTCAACACCAACGGCGCCCTGAGCTGGCTGTCGATCGCCGTCGGACTGCTGCTGTTCGTCGGCATGGTGATCGGCGGGAACTTCGCCTCCACGCTGAACATGACGCTCGGCATCCTGTTCATCCTCAGCGGCTTCGTGAACATGGCGCTGCTGGAGACGGACTACAACTTCCTGGCCTTCCAGATCCAGAACTGCATGCTCAGTTTCGTCATCGGCATTCTGCTGATGGTGTTCGGGATGTACGGCAGGGTCGGATCGGCCCTGCCGCACGACAACCCGTACTGGCGGGCCCGCCACCCCGAACTGGCGGACGAGCACGACCGTCAGCGCGAGCGGCGGGAGAACTTCCCGTCCTGAACCGACGGGAGACCGGTCAGGTGCGGTACGCGTAGTAGTACG encodes:
- a CDS encoding DUF4383 domain-containing protein codes for the protein MAAHAVHSEHKRRIRIDDHLPVDHRLNRVYRIGAGLMGLGLLVFGIFGVIDKIGFFDTGGDEVWGLNTNGALSWLSIAVGLLLFVGMVIGGNFASTLNMTLGILFILSGFVNMALLETDYNFLAFQIQNCMLSFVIGILLMVFGMYGRVGSALPHDNPYWRARHPELADEHDRQRERRENFPS